The Methanomassiliicoccales archaeon nucleotide sequence CGGTTAAATATGAAATATAGTATGGAGAACCAAATCGTAAATTGGAGGCTGGAACATGGCTGAAAAACCTCACTTGAACTTGGTGTTCATTGGTCACGTCGATCACGGGAAATCAACGTCAGTTGGTCGCCTGCTGACCGACACAGGCCACATTGAGCCGTATCTGATTGAGAAGTATAGGAAACTAGCTGAAGAGAAGGGTAAGGCGACCTTCGAGTTCGCTTGGGTCATGGACTCCTTGAAGGAAGAAAGGGAACGCGGTGTGACCATCGATGTCTCTCATAAGAAATTCAACTCCGACAAGTACTACTTCACCATCATCGATGCTCCTGGTCACAGAGACTTCGTAAAAAACATGATTACTGGTACCTCGCAGGCCGATGCTGCCGTCCTAGTAGTGTCTGCGATTGAGGGACCGCAGGCCCAGACCAAGGAGCATATCTTCCTAGCTAGGACCTTGGGAGTGAATCAGGTCATTGTCGCGATTAACAAGATCGATGCCACCAAGCCTCCATACGATGAGAAGAGGTTCAACGAAGTTAAGGAGGAGGTGCTAAAGCTCCTCAAGGGCGTGGGATATAAGATGGAGAAGGTTCAGGTCGTGCCTCTATCCGCTTATAAAGGAGACAACGCCACGAAACCCTCGCCCAATATGCCCTGGTGGAAAGGACCGACATTGCTCCAGGCCTTGGATATGTTGGAAGTTCCCCCACAGGCCACGAACCTGCCCTTGAGATTGCCTGTCCAGGACGTCTACACCATCACTGGTATAGGCACGGTGCCTGTAGGGAGGGTCGAATGCGGCATACTCAAGCCCGATATGAAGGTAATCTTCATGCCCTCCAACAAGGTGGGCGAGGTCAAGAGCATCGAGATGCATCACGAGCAATTGCCCATGGCTAAGCCTGGTGACAACGTAGGCTTCAAC carries:
- the tuf gene encoding translation elongation factor EF-1 subunit alpha, with protein sequence MAEKPHLNLVFIGHVDHGKSTSVGRLLTDTGHIEPYLIEKYRKLAEEKGKATFEFAWVMDSLKEERERGVTIDVSHKKFNSDKYYFTIIDAPGHRDFVKNMITGTSQADAAVLVVSAIEGPQAQTKEHIFLARTLGVNQVIVAINKIDATKPPYDEKRFNEVKEEVLKLLKGVGYKMEKVQVVPLSAYKGDNATKPSPNMPWWKGPTLLQALDMLEVPPQATNLPLRLPVQDVYTITGIGTVPVGRVECGILKPDMKVIFMPSNKVGEVKSIEMHHEQLPMAKPGDNVGFNVRGISKNDIKRGDVAGPLDNPPTVAKTFTAQIMVLNHPSVITVGYTPVFHCHTAQVACTFIELQKKLDPKTGQVKEENPQFLKAGDAAIVKIQPTKPLVIERAKDFPQLGRFAIRDMGQTVAAGMCIEVEKREMT